CTGCTCGGGCAGCCACAGGCTGAACAGCGCGAAGTTGCCGCCGAAAAATCCCAGCACGAACAGCCACGCGATAAACGGCGCGAGGCCATTCGGCAGATAGAACGCCCAGCCGAAGCTCGCCGCGATCGCCACCGCCATCCCCGCGAAGTACACCGCGAGCGTCATCTTGCGGCCGATGCGCTCGGCCAGCGGCGGCAACGCGAGGCAACCGATGATCGTGCCGATCGACAGCAGACCGGTAGCAAGCGACGCCGTGCGAATCGAATCGCCCTTCGACATGCCGGCGCGCGTCGCGAGCTGGATGACCGCGGACGGCTCATACACGGCACCCGCCCACAGCCCGATGATCGCGATCGTCAGCAGAATGCACGCGACCCATGTGCGGCGCCGGTAAGCCGGTCCGAGGATCTCGCGCAATGGCTTCACACGCACCGCCTTTGCCTCGGCCTTCTGCCACTTCTCCGGCTCCTTCACGCGCAGCAGAATCAGAATCGCGACGACGACCGGCACCGCGCCGGTCAGGAACATCGCCCGCCAGCCGAAATGCACACCGATTGTGTAATTGAGCGCGGCCGCGAGAAAGAATCCCGCGTAGTAGCCGGTCTGTAGATACCCGGCGCCCATCTTGCGACGATCCTCGGGCCATGCCTCGGCCACGTAGGTGCCCGCAAGCGCCCATTCCCCGCCGATGCCGACGCCCGCGATGAAACGATAGATCGCGAGCTGCCACACGTTGCTCGCGGTCGCGGCGAGCCCCGTGAAAATCGCGAACGTGAAGATCGTCGCGGCGAGCACCTTGGTGCGGCCGAAGCGATCGGCGAGCGGTCCCCAGATGAACGACAGCCCCCAACCGACAAGAAACAGCGCGAACAGGATCGAACCCGCGAGGCCGACGTTCGACGGCGTCGCCGCGATGCCCGAACGCGGCAACAGCTCGGTCAACGCGGGCGTGAGCACCAGCGCGTAAATGAACGAGTCCATGCCGTCGAGCGTCCAGCCGGCCCACGCGCCCCAAAACCCTGCGATCTGCGAACGATTGAGCGGTGTGCGCTGACGCACGACGGCTCGTCGGTCGGTCACTGTATTCATCATGCTCCTCCAGCCTACGATGGTTGAACGTAACGAAAAACGACAGGCGCGCTCGAAGGCGATCGACGACGTTGATTGATCGGCGATGTCCTCATACAACTAACTCAGAGGACGGCGCGGGGTATTTGCCGGGACATGCGTGAAAACTCTTCCGGGTTTGCCCGCGCTGAAATGCGCGTCTTTTTATATATAATATTTGATATCATGACTCACGCAACTGAAGGTTTTCCCCTGGATGCCCCTATGTCCGGTTCGATACTTCCGGCTGCCGCGCCGCGCGAAAGCACTTCGCACGTGATCGCGGAGGCGCTGCGCGCGGCGATCGTCGACGGCACGCTCGCGCCTGGCGCACCGTTGCGGCAGGACGCGATCGCCCGGCATTTCTCTGTCAGTGCGATTCCCGTGCGCGAGGCGCTGCGCCAGCTCGAAAGCGAGGGTTGGGCACGCGCGGCGGTCCATAAAGGCGCGACCGTCGCGCCGCTGTCCGCCGACGAGGCGCGCGAGATCTACGAGATCCGCTCCGCGCTCGAAAGTCTCGCGCTCGGCCTCGCGATTCCGAATCACACCGCCACGACGCTGCGCGAAGTCACGGACTTGTGCCGCGCCGCCGAACGCGAAGCGGACCCGTCGCTGTACGTCGCGCGCAATGCCGCGTTTCATATGAGTCTTTACGCGCCCGCCGGCCGGCCGCAGCTCGAGGACATGATCGGGCTCCTGCACCGGCGCGGCGAACGCTACCTGCGCCTGAAATTCGGCTTACCGTCGTACAAGGGCGAGTCCGACAGCGAGCACGTCGCGCTGCTCGAAGCCGTCGAGCGCCGCGATATCGCAGCCGCGCAGTCGATCGTCGTCGCGCATCTGCTCGGCACCGGCGAGTTGCTGCATCGTTTCCTGACCGAGCGCGCGCGCGAGGAAGCCGCGCTTGCGCATCAACCGAAGCCGCGCGGCCGACGTCCGCGCGTCACCACCGGGAGCTGACCCAGCCGATGAACCACCCCGCCGAAGCCGCCGCATCGCTGTCCATCGTCCGCTCGTGGACGACCCGTCGCGACGAAAAGAACCGCCGCCTCGCGGCCATCGCGCCGTGGCTCGAAGACGGCGTGCTGCCCGCGCACCGCATCGTCGATGCGCTCGAAACGCTGATCCAGCCCGGCGACCGTGTCGCGCTCGAAGGCGACAACCAGAAGCAGGCCGACTTCCTGTCGCGCTCGCTCGCCAAGGTCGATCCGCAAAAGCTGCACGACGTGCATCTGCTGATTTCGAGCATCAGTCGTCCTGAACATCTGACGCTGTTCGAGCGCGGCATCGCGCACAAGGTCGACTTCTCATTCGCGGGGCCGCAGAGTCTGCGTGTCGCGCAACTGCTCGAAGACGGCCAGCTCGAAATCGGCGCGATCTATACGTATGTCGAGCTGTACGCGCGCATGTTCGTCGATCTGACGCCGCACGTCGCGCTGCTGTGCGCGGAACAGGCCGACCGTCACGGCAACCTGTACACCGGGCCGAATACCGAGGACACACCGACCATCGCCGAGGCCGCCGCGTTCCGTCACGGCATCGTGATCGTGCAGGTCAACGAGATCGTCGACGAACTGCCGCGCGTCGACATTCCGGGCTCGTGGGTCGACGTGGTCGTGCAGGCGGACCGGCCATTCGCGGTCGAGCCGCTGTTCACGCGTGATCCGCGTCATATCGGCGACTTGCAGGTGCTGACCGCGATGATGGTGATTCGCGGCATCTACGAGCCGTATGGCGTCACCTCGCTGAATCACGGCATCGGCTTCGATACCGCGGCGATCGAACTGCTGCTGCCCACGTATGGCGAGTCGCTCGGCCTCAAAGGCAAAATCTGCCGCAACTGGACGCTCAATCCGCACCCGACGATGATTCCCGCGATCGAATCGGGCTGGGTCGACAGCATCCACTGCTTCGGCAGTGAAGTCGGCATGGAGGCGTATATCGAGGCGCGCCCCGATGTGTTCTTCACCGGCAACGACGGCAGCCTGCGCTCGAACCGCGTGCTGTGTCAGCTGGCCGGGCAATACGGCGTCGATCTGTTCATCGGCTCAACGTTGCAGATCGATGCGGACGCGAATTCGTCGACGGTCACGCGCGGGCGGCTCGCGGGTTTCGGCGGCGCGCCGAACATGGGCCACGATCCGCGCGGCCGGCGCCATTCGAGCGAGGCGTGGCTGAAGCTGCTGAAGGGCGGCGGCGCCGTTTCGCGTGGTCAGAAGCTCGTCGTGCAGCTTGCCGAGACATACAAGAAAGGCGGCGAGCCGACCTTCGTCGATGAACTCGACGCGGTCGCCGTCGGCGCGAAAAACAATATGCCGATCGCGCCGGTGATGATCTACGGCGACGACGTGAGCCATGTGGTCACCGAGGAAGGCATCGCGCATCTGCACAAGGCCGAGGGCATTGACGAGCGGCGCGCGGCGCTCGCGGCAGTGGCCGGTGTCACGCCGATCGGTTTGCGCGCGAAGACGGAGAAAACCGCCGAATTGCGCCGGCGCGGCATCGTCGCGTATCCGGAAGATCTCGGCATCCGGCGCGGCGAAGCGAAGCGGTCGCTGCTCGCGGCGCGCAGCATCGACGATCTGGTCACGTGGTCGGGCGGACTGTACGCGCCGCCCGCGCGCTTCCGGAGCTGGTGACGATGGCGTACGCGGCTGCTCTTCTGGAACGGTTGGACGCGCCGGTTGCTTCAGTCTTGCGCGATACGTGCGGTATCCCGCCGGCCGCACCGATGGCGGTCGCACCGTTTTCCGACGCCCAACTCGCGCGCGACGCGGTCACCGCGCTAATCGACGAAGCCGAACTCACGCCGAAGCCCGCGCTCGTCGACCGGCGCGGCAGCGGCGCGCATCGCGACCTCGACCTCGCGATCATGCGGCGCTCCGCGCACGCGCTCGAACCGACCTTCGCGGCGCTCGCCCGCACGGCGCGCCGCCTCGGGGAGCCATCGGCGCTGCTGCGCGCCGAACTCGCGCAGATCGGCCGCGCGGGCGAACAGGACATGATGCGCGCGACGGGCGGCAGCAATGCGCATCGCGGCGCGATCTGGATCATCGGCTTGCTCGTTGCGGGCGTGGCGCTCGAAACGTCGTCGAATGCGGCCAACCATCTGGATACCTCGCGCGTCTGCACGCTGGCCGCGCAGATCGCCTGCTTTCCTGACCGCTTCGCCGCTGCTTCCGACAGCCACGGCGAACGCGCGCGTCAACGCTATCAGGTCGGCGGCGCGCGGCGCGAAGCACAGGACGGCTTTCCGCACGCGCACGACGTCGGCCTGCCCGCCTTGCACGCGGCGCGCGCACGCAATCTCGACGAAAACGCCGCGCGCATCGACGCGCTGCTCGCGATCATGAGCAAGCTCGACGATACCTGCCTGCTGCATCGCGCGGGCCTCGCTGGTTTGCATGCGGGCCAGCGCGGCGCGCGACGCGTGCTCGACGCGGGCGGCAGTTCGACACCCGCGGGCCGCGTCGCGCTCGACACGCTCGAACGCGAACTGCTGTCGCTGAACGCATCGCCTGGCGGCGCGGCCGATCTGCTCGCCGCCACCCTCTTTCTCGACATGCTGGCGCATCGCGACGCCAGCCGGAGCTGAGCCTCATGGAACATCTGACCTTCGACTATCCGGCGCAACGCGCCGTCACGACCCGCGCGCACGTCGGCGTGGTCGGATCGGGCGATCTGGAAGTGCTGCTCTCGCCCGCCACGGCCGCTGCAAGCGGCTCGGCGCTCGCCGCGCACGTGGTCGTGCGCACCAGCGTCGACGGCTATAGCCACATCTGGAAGAGCGTGCTCGACCGCTTCTTCACGCGCTACGACGGCGCCGTGCACATCGAGATCAACGACTTCGGCGCGACGCCCGGCGTAGTCGCGCTGCGGCTCGCGGAAGCTGTCGAAGCGGCCGAGGAAGGAGACCGCGCATGAGCACCACCTCCAGCGTTCATCGCGCGCCGCTGCTGCGCGAGAGCTTCATCGAACTGCCCGCGCGCGAGCGCGCCCGGTCGCTCCTCGACGCGGGCAGCTTCCGCGAACTGCTCGGACCGTTCGATCGCATCGCGTCGCCGTGGCTGCCCATGCAGGGCATCGTCTGCCAGGCCGACGACGGCTGCGTCATCGCGCGCGGCATGATCGACGGTGAACCGGCCGTGGTTGCCGCGATCGAATCGGCGTTCCAGGGCGGCAGCATCGGCGAAGTGTCGGGCAGCAAGATCGCCGCGGCGCTCGAAATGGCGCTGCGCGATTGTGAGCGCGGCAAGCTCGTGCGCCCCGTCGTGCTGTTCGAAACCGGCGGCGTGCGGCTGCAGGAAGCGAACCTCGGGCTCGCGGTCATCGCCGAGATTCAGGCGGCAATTGTCGCGCTGCGCCGGCACGTGCCGGTGATCGGCGTGATCGCGGGCATGGTCGGCTGCTTCGGCGGCATGTCGCTCGCGGCCGCGTTGTGCTCCTACCTGGTCGTGACGAAGCAGGGACGGCTCGGCATGAACGGACCCGAAGTGATCGAGCAGGAAGCCGGCATCGACGAACTCGATGCGAGCGATCGTCGCCGGGTCTGGCAACTGATCGGCGGCGAGCAGCGCGTCGCGAGCGGGCTCGCCGACACGCTCGTCGACGACGATGCCGATGCGGTGCGCGCCGCCGTGCACGCCGCGTTCGCGAGGGGCCTACCGGCCGCGCATCGCAGCGAGCAGGTCGACACGTTCCTGGAGCGGCTCG
The genomic region above belongs to Paraburkholderia sp. HP33-1 and contains:
- a CDS encoding MFS transporter, which produces MNTVTDRRAVVRQRTPLNRSQIAGFWGAWAGWTLDGMDSFIYALVLTPALTELLPRSGIAATPSNVGLAGSILFALFLVGWGLSFIWGPLADRFGRTKVLAATIFTFAIFTGLAATASNVWQLAIYRFIAGVGIGGEWALAGTYVAEAWPEDRRKMGAGYLQTGYYAGFFLAAALNYTIGVHFGWRAMFLTGAVPVVVAILILLRVKEPEKWQKAEAKAVRVKPLREILGPAYRRRTWVACILLTIAIIGLWAGAVYEPSAVIQLATRAGMSKGDSIRTASLATGLLSIGTIIGCLALPPLAERIGRKMTLAVYFAGMAVAIAASFGWAFYLPNGLAPFIAWLFVLGFFGGNFALFSLWLPEQFETRVRATAFAFCTSFGRFVGAGVNFLLGAAVLHMQTLGVPIALTALAFVVGLLVIPFAPETRGEVLPQ
- a CDS encoding GntR family transcriptional regulator, giving the protein MTHATEGFPLDAPMSGSILPAAAPRESTSHVIAEALRAAIVDGTLAPGAPLRQDAIARHFSVSAIPVREALRQLESEGWARAAVHKGATVAPLSADEAREIYEIRSALESLALGLAIPNHTATTLREVTDLCRAAEREADPSLYVARNAAFHMSLYAPAGRPQLEDMIGLLHRRGERYLRLKFGLPSYKGESDSEHVALLEAVERRDIAAAQSIVVAHLLGTGELLHRFLTERAREEAALAHQPKPRGRRPRVTTGS
- the mdcA gene encoding malonate decarboxylase subunit alpha, encoding MNHPAEAAASLSIVRSWTTRRDEKNRRLAAIAPWLEDGVLPAHRIVDALETLIQPGDRVALEGDNQKQADFLSRSLAKVDPQKLHDVHLLISSISRPEHLTLFERGIAHKVDFSFAGPQSLRVAQLLEDGQLEIGAIYTYVELYARMFVDLTPHVALLCAEQADRHGNLYTGPNTEDTPTIAEAAAFRHGIVIVQVNEIVDELPRVDIPGSWVDVVVQADRPFAVEPLFTRDPRHIGDLQVLTAMMVIRGIYEPYGVTSLNHGIGFDTAAIELLLPTYGESLGLKGKICRNWTLNPHPTMIPAIESGWVDSIHCFGSEVGMEAYIEARPDVFFTGNDGSLRSNRVLCQLAGQYGVDLFIGSTLQIDADANSSTVTRGRLAGFGGAPNMGHDPRGRRHSSEAWLKLLKGGGAVSRGQKLVVQLAETYKKGGEPTFVDELDAVAVGAKNNMPIAPVMIYGDDVSHVVTEEGIAHLHKAEGIDERRAALAAVAGVTPIGLRAKTEKTAELRRRGIVAYPEDLGIRRGEAKRSLLAARSIDDLVTWSGGLYAPPARFRSW
- a CDS encoding triphosphoribosyl-dephospho-CoA synthase, with product MAYAAALLERLDAPVASVLRDTCGIPPAAPMAVAPFSDAQLARDAVTALIDEAELTPKPALVDRRGSGAHRDLDLAIMRRSAHALEPTFAALARTARRLGEPSALLRAELAQIGRAGEQDMMRATGGSNAHRGAIWIIGLLVAGVALETSSNAANHLDTSRVCTLAAQIACFPDRFAAASDSHGERARQRYQVGGARREAQDGFPHAHDVGLPALHAARARNLDENAARIDALLAIMSKLDDTCLLHRAGLAGLHAGQRGARRVLDAGGSSTPAGRVALDTLERELLSLNASPGGAADLLAATLFLDMLAHRDASRS
- a CDS encoding malonate decarboxylase subunit delta → MEHLTFDYPAQRAVTTRAHVGVVGSGDLEVLLSPATAAASGSALAAHVVVRTSVDGYSHIWKSVLDRFFTRYDGAVHIEINDFGATPGVVALRLAEAVEAAEEGDRA
- a CDS encoding biotin-independent malonate decarboxylase subunit beta → MSTTSSVHRAPLLRESFIELPARERARSLLDAGSFRELLGPFDRIASPWLPMQGIVCQADDGCVIARGMIDGEPAVVAAIESAFQGGSIGEVSGSKIAAALEMALRDCERGKLVRPVVLFETGGVRLQEANLGLAVIAEIQAAIVALRRHVPVIGVIAGMVGCFGGMSLAAALCSYLVVTKQGRLGMNGPEVIEQEAGIDELDASDRRRVWQLIGGEQRVASGLADTLVDDDADAVRAAVHAAFARGLPAAHRSEQVDTFLERLARIDPANVTPETVRDVYNPQGRAASNREQA